The Syngnathus typhle isolate RoL2023-S1 ecotype Sweden linkage group LG11, RoL_Styp_1.0, whole genome shotgun sequence genome contains a region encoding:
- the fkbp5 gene encoding peptidyl-prolyl cis-trans isomerase FKBP5 isoform X2 codes for MRTDKESSTNWPSMAVMFAEKGTDITPTKDQGLIKVVRRQGHGECPMMGDKVTIHYTGSFLTGKKFDCSRDRKAPFSFNAGKGQVLRSWDLGVLSMQTGEVCTLLCQPEYAYGATGNLDKIPPNSSVLFEIELLKFDLGETLTNDGGLVRRIKVKGDRGLKPNDGGVVDVHLEGSCDGRLFDIRDVSFVVSESVDKGVPLGVDRAMDKMDKAECCILYLTPKYAYGRKGKPEFQIGPDKDIVYEAREPWEMDEQEKLSLALEIKQKGNQYYKAGHYYHAVIQYERIVSCLEVMSDNNLEEKRQIRDLCLSAHLNLALCSLRLQDFSLVVEYCNKVIKLDKSNEKALYRRGEARLLRNEFSLALADFQHVLQVNPANRAARSQISNCQSKIKEYNEVDKRIYANMFQKFAERDTKQQDGKTKRKCDNSVRSTMNGELGLKLRRSQDRPS; via the exons ATGAGAACTGATAAAGAAAGTTCCACGAATTGGCCCTCGATGGCTGTTATGTTTGCAGAAAAGGGCACGGATATAACCCCTACAAAAGACCAAGGACTAATTAAG GTTGTCAGGCGTCAAGGGCATGGAGAATGCCCAATGATGGGGGACAAAGTGACAATCCATTACACTGGAAGTTTCCTCACTGGAAAGAAGTTTGACTGTAGCCGAGATCGTAAGGCGCCGTTTTCCTTCAATGCTGGCAAGG GACAAGTTCTCAGATCATGGGATCTCGGCGTGTTATCGATGCAAACAGGAGAGGTGTGCACGTTGCTGTGTCAACCAGAGTACGCTTACGGCGCCACTGGAAATCTAGACAAAATTCCTCCCAACTCGTCAGTGCTTTTTGAG ATAGAACTGCTCAAATTCGACTTAGGAGAGACACTCACAAATGATGGCGGCCTCGTCCGAAGAATAAAGGTCAAAGGGGACAGAGGCTTGAAGCCCAATGACGGCGGAGTCGTAGATG TGCATCTGGAGGGGAGCTGTGACGGTCGACTGTTTGACATCAGGGACGTCAGCTTTGTTGTCAGTGAGTCAGTGGATAAAGGTGTTCCTCTGGGAGTAGACCGTGCCATGGATAAGATGGACAAAGCAGAATGTTGCATACTCTACTTAACACCAAA GTATGCTTATGGACGCAAAGGAAAGCCAGAATTTCAAATTGGGCCAGACAAGGACATTGTATATGAG GCAAGAGAGCCCTGGGAAATGGACGAGCAGGAAAAGCTAAGCCTGGCTTTAGAAATCAAGCAAAAAGGGAATCAGTATTATAAG gCAGGACACTACTACCATGCTGTCATCCAATACGAGCGTATTGTTTCCTGCCTTGAGGTGATGTCTGATAACAATTTGGAGGAGAAGAGGCAAATTCGTGACCTTTGCTTGTCAGCCCACCTCAATTTAGCCTTGTGCTCACTGCGCCTTCAAGATTTCTCTCTGGTAGTAGAGTACTGCAACAAG GTGATCAAACTTGACAAAAGCAACGAGAAAGCCTTGTATCGCCGGGGCGAGGCTCGTCTTCTCCGAAACGAGTTCAGCCTGGCCTTGGCGGATTTTCAACACGTGCTGCAAGTCAATCCTGCCAATCGAGCAGCTCGCAGTCAGATTTCAAACTGCCAAAGCAAGATTAAGGAATATAACGAGGTGGACAAAAGGATTTACGCCAATATGTTCCAGAAGTTTGCAGAACGTGACACTAAG CAACAGGATGGGAAGACAAAGAGGAAGTGCGATAATAGCGTGAGGAGCACCATGAACGGCGAACTGGGCCTTAAACTGCGACGGAGCCAGGACCGCCCGTCATGA
- the fkbp5 gene encoding peptidyl-prolyl cis-trans isomerase FKBP5 isoform X1: protein MRTDKESSTNWPSMAVMFAEKGTDITPTKDQGLIKVVRRQGHGECPMMGDKVTIHYTGSFLTGKKFDCSRDRKAPFSFNAGKGQVLRSWDLGVLSMQTGEVCTLLCQPEYAYGATGNLDKIPPNSSVLFEIELLKFDLGETLTNDGGLVRRIKVKGDRGLKPNDGGVVDVHLEGSCDGRLFDIRDVSFVVSESVDKGVPLGVDRAMDKMDKAECCILYLTPKYAYGRKGKPEFQIGPDKDIVYEVTLKSFERAREPWEMDEQEKLSLALEIKQKGNQYYKAGHYYHAVIQYERIVSCLEVMSDNNLEEKRQIRDLCLSAHLNLALCSLRLQDFSLVVEYCNKVIKLDKSNEKALYRRGEARLLRNEFSLALADFQHVLQVNPANRAARSQISNCQSKIKEYNEVDKRIYANMFQKFAERDTKQQDGKTKRKCDNSVRSTMNGELGLKLRRSQDRPS from the exons ATGAGAACTGATAAAGAAAGTTCCACGAATTGGCCCTCGATGGCTGTTATGTTTGCAGAAAAGGGCACGGATATAACCCCTACAAAAGACCAAGGACTAATTAAG GTTGTCAGGCGTCAAGGGCATGGAGAATGCCCAATGATGGGGGACAAAGTGACAATCCATTACACTGGAAGTTTCCTCACTGGAAAGAAGTTTGACTGTAGCCGAGATCGTAAGGCGCCGTTTTCCTTCAATGCTGGCAAGG GACAAGTTCTCAGATCATGGGATCTCGGCGTGTTATCGATGCAAACAGGAGAGGTGTGCACGTTGCTGTGTCAACCAGAGTACGCTTACGGCGCCACTGGAAATCTAGACAAAATTCCTCCCAACTCGTCAGTGCTTTTTGAG ATAGAACTGCTCAAATTCGACTTAGGAGAGACACTCACAAATGATGGCGGCCTCGTCCGAAGAATAAAGGTCAAAGGGGACAGAGGCTTGAAGCCCAATGACGGCGGAGTCGTAGATG TGCATCTGGAGGGGAGCTGTGACGGTCGACTGTTTGACATCAGGGACGTCAGCTTTGTTGTCAGTGAGTCAGTGGATAAAGGTGTTCCTCTGGGAGTAGACCGTGCCATGGATAAGATGGACAAAGCAGAATGTTGCATACTCTACTTAACACCAAA GTATGCTTATGGACGCAAAGGAAAGCCAGAATTTCAAATTGGGCCAGACAAGGACATTGTATATGAGGTAACCCTCAAAAGTTTTGAAAGG GCAAGAGAGCCCTGGGAAATGGACGAGCAGGAAAAGCTAAGCCTGGCTTTAGAAATCAAGCAAAAAGGGAATCAGTATTATAAG gCAGGACACTACTACCATGCTGTCATCCAATACGAGCGTATTGTTTCCTGCCTTGAGGTGATGTCTGATAACAATTTGGAGGAGAAGAGGCAAATTCGTGACCTTTGCTTGTCAGCCCACCTCAATTTAGCCTTGTGCTCACTGCGCCTTCAAGATTTCTCTCTGGTAGTAGAGTACTGCAACAAG GTGATCAAACTTGACAAAAGCAACGAGAAAGCCTTGTATCGCCGGGGCGAGGCTCGTCTTCTCCGAAACGAGTTCAGCCTGGCCTTGGCGGATTTTCAACACGTGCTGCAAGTCAATCCTGCCAATCGAGCAGCTCGCAGTCAGATTTCAAACTGCCAAAGCAAGATTAAGGAATATAACGAGGTGGACAAAAGGATTTACGCCAATATGTTCCAGAAGTTTGCAGAACGTGACACTAAG CAACAGGATGGGAAGACAAAGAGGAAGTGCGATAATAGCGTGAGGAGCACCATGAACGGCGAACTGGGCCTTAAACTGCGACGGAGCCAGGACCGCCCGTCATGA
- the srsf3a gene encoding serine/arginine-rich splicing factor 3a: MGDPSFNRDCPLDCKVYVGNLGNNGNKAELESAFGYFGPLRSVWVARNPPGFAFVEFEDPRDASDAVRELDGRSMCGCQVRVELSTGEKRSRSRGPPPSWSRYSRDEGRRRSPARRRSPRRRSLSRSRSRSLSRDKRRYRSTSRDKTRKRSRSFSRSRSRSRSNDRK, from the exons ATGGGAG ACCCTTCTTTCAACAGAGACTGCCCCCTGGACTGCAAAGTTTACGTTGGGAATCTTGGAAACAATGGCAATAAGGCAGAGTTGGAATCAGCATTTGGATACTTTGGTCCTTTAAGAAGTGTTTGGGTCGCCAGGAACCCACCAGGCTTTGCTTTTGTTGAGTTTGAAGATCCAAGAGATGCCTCTGATGCTGTGAGAGAGCTGGATGGAAG ATCCATGTGTGGATGTCAAGTCCGTGTTGAGTTATCCACCGGGGAAAAGCGTTCGAGAAGCCGTGGTCCTCCTCCGTCCTGGAGTCGATACTCGAGAGATGAGGGCAGGCGTCGCTCGCCAGCTCGACGCAG ATCCCCTCGGAGGAGAAGCCTGAGCCGCAGTCGCAGCAG GTCTCTTTCGCGAGACAAACGCAGATATCGGTCTACTTCCAGAGACAAGACCCGTAAGCGCTCAAGATCATTCTCGCGGTCAAGGAG CCGCTCTCGTTCTAATGACAGGAAATGA